Proteins from a single region of Macaca nemestrina isolate mMacNem1 chromosome 13, mMacNem.hap1, whole genome shotgun sequence:
- the LOC105479801 gene encoding DNA (cytosine-5)-methyltransferase 3A isoform X4 produces MNAVEENQGPGESQKVEEASPPAVQQPTDPASPTVATTPEPVGADAGDKNATKAGDDEPEYEDGRGFGIGELVWGKLRGFSWWPGRIVSWWMTGRSRAAEGTRWVMWFGDGKFSVVCVEKLMPLSSFCSAFHQATYNKQPMYRKAIYEVLQVASSRAGKLFPVCHDSDESDTAKAVEVQNKPMIEWALGGFQPSGPKGLEPPEEEKNPYKEVYTDMWVEPEAAAYAPPPPAKKPRKSTTEKPKVKEIIDERTRERLVYEVRQKCRNIEDICISCGSLNVTLEHPLFVGGMCQNCKNCFLECAYQYDDDGYQSYCTICCGGREVLMCGNNNCCRCFCVECVDLLVGPGAAQAAIKEDPWNCYMCGHKGTYGLLRRREDWPSRLQMFFANNHDQEFDPPKVYPPVPAEKRKPIRVLSLFDGIATGLLVLKDLGIQVDRYIASEVCEDSITVGMVRHQGKIMYVGDVRSVTQKHIQEWGPFDLVIGGSPCNDLSIVNPARKGLYEGTGRLFFEFYRLLHDARPKEGDDRPFFWLFENVVAMGVSDKRDISRFLESNPVMIDAKEVSAAHRARYFWGNLPGMNRPLASTVNDKLELQECLEHGRIAKFSKVRTITTRSNSIKQGKDQHFPVFMNEKEDILWCTEMERVFGFPVHYTDVSNMSRLARQRLLGRSWSVPVIRHLFAPLKEYFACV; encoded by the exons ATGAATGCTGTGGAAGAAAACCAGGGGCCCGGGGAGTCTCAGAAGGTGGAGGAGGCCAGCCCTCCTGCTGTGCAGCAGCCCACTGACCCCGCATCCCCCACTGTGGCTACCACACCTGAGCCTGTGGGGGCCGATGCTGGGGACAAGAACGCCACCAAAGCAGGCGATGATGAGCCAGAGTACGAG GACGGCCGGGGCTTTGGCATTGGGGAGCTGGTGTGGGGGAAACTGCGGGGCTTCTCCTGGTGGCCAGGCCGCATTGTGTCTTGGTGGATGACGGGCCGGAGCCGAGCAGCTGAAGGCACCCGCTGGGTCATGTGGTTCGGAGACGGCAAATTCTCAGTG GTGTGTGTTGAGAAGCTGATGCCGCTGAGCTCGTTTTGCAGTGCGTTTCACCAGGCCACGTACAACAAGCAGCCCATGTACCGCAAAGCCATCTACGAGGTCCTGCAG GTGGCCAGCAGCCGTGCAGGGAAGCTGTTCCCGGTGTGCCATGACAGCGATGAGAGTGACACTGCCAAGGCTGTGGAGGTGCAGAACAAACCCATGATTGAATGGGCGCTGGGGGGCTTCCAGCCCTCTGGCCCCAAGggcctggagccaccagaag AAGAGAAGAATCCCTACAAAGAAGTGTACACAGACATGTGGGTGGAACCTGAGGCAGCTGCCTATGCACCACCTCCACCAGCCAAAAAGCCCCGGAAGAGCACAACGGAGAAGCCCAAGGTCAAGGAGATTATTGATGAGCGCACAAGAG AGCGGCTGGTGTATGAGGTGCGGCAGAAGTGCCGGAACATTGAGG ACATCTGCATCTCCTGTGGGAGCCTCAACGTCACCCTGGAACACCCCCTCTTCGTTGGAGGAATGTGCCAAAACTGCAAG AACTGCTTTCTGGAGTGTGCGTATCAGTACGACGACGACGGCTACCAGTCCTACTGCACCATCTGCTGCGGGGGCCGCGAGGTGCTCATGTGCGGAAACAACAACTGCTGCAG GTGCTTTTGCGTGGAGTGTGTAGACCTCTTGGTGGGGCCGGGGGCTGCCCAGGCGGCCATTAAGGAAGACCCCTGGAACTGCTACATGTGCGGGCACAAGGGTACCTATGGGCTGCTGCGGCGGCGAGAGGACTGGCCCTCCCGGCTCCAGATGTTCTTCGCTAATAACCACGACCAGGAATTT GACCCTCCAAAGGTTTACCCACCTGTCCCAGCTGAGAAGAGGAAGCCCATCCGGGTGCTGTCTCTCTTTGATGGAATTGCTACAG GGCTCCTGGTGCTGAAGGACTTGGGCATTCAGGTGGACCGCTACATTGCCTCGGAGGTGTGTGAGGACTCCATCACGGTGGGCATGGTGCGGCACCAGGGGAAGATCATGTACGTCGGGGACGTCCGCAGCGTCACACAGAAGCAT ATCCAGGAGTGGGGCCCATTCGATCTGGTGATTGGGGGCAGTCCCTGCAATGACCTCTCCATCGTCAACCCTGCTCGCAAGGGCCTTTACG AGGGCACTGGCCGGCTCTTCTTTGAGTTCTACCGCCTCCTGCATGATGCGCGGCCCAAGGAGGGAGATGATCGCCCCTTCTTCTGGCTCTTTGAGAATGTGGTGGCCATGGGCGTTAGTGACAAGAGGGACATCTCACGATTTCTCGAG TCCAACCCTGTGATGATTGATGCCAAAGAAGTGTCAGCTGCACACAGGGCCCGCTACTTCTGGGGTAACCTTCCCGGTATGAACAG GCCGTTGGCATCCACTGTGAATGAtaagctggagctgcaggagtGTCTGGAGCATGGCAGGATAGCCAAG TTCAGCAAAGTGAGGACCATTACTACGAGGTCAAACTCCATAAAGCAGGGCAAAGACCAGCATTTCCCCGTCTTCATGAATGAGAAAGAGGACATCTTATGGTGCACTGAAATGGAAAG GGTATTTGGTTTCCCTGTCCACTATACTGACGTCTCCAACATGAGCCGCTTGGCGAGGCAGAGACTGCTGGGCCGGTCGTGGAGCGTGCCAGTCATCCGCCACCTCTTCGCTCCGCTGAAGGAGTATTTTGCGTGTGTGTAA
- the LOC105479801 gene encoding DNA (cytosine-5)-methyltransferase 3A isoform X6 encodes MGILERVVRRNGRVDRSLKDECDTAEKKAKVIAGMNAVEENQGPGESQKVEEASPPAVQQPTDPASPTVATTPEPVGADAGDKNATKAGDDEPEYEDGRGFGIGELVWGKLRGFSWWPGRIVSWWMTGRSRAAEGTRWVMWFGDGKFSVVCVEKLMPLSSFCSAFHQATYNKQPMYRKAIYEVLQVASSRAGKLFPVCHDSDESDTAKAVEVQNKPMIEWALGGFQPSGPKGLEPPEEEKNPYKEVYTDMWVEPEAAAYAPPPPAKKPRKSTTEKPKVKEIIDERTRERLVYEVRQKCRNIEDICISCGSLNVTLEHPLFVGGMCQNCKNCFLECAYQYDDDGYQSYCTICCGGREVLMCGNNNCCRCFCVECVDLLVGPGAAQAAIKEDPWNCYMCGHKGTYGLLRRREDWPSRLQMFFANNHDQEFDPPKVYPPVPAEKRKPIRVLSLFDGIATGLLVLKDLGIQVDRYIASEVCEDSITVGMVRHQGKIMYVGDVRSVTQKHIQEWGPFDLVIGGSPCNDLSIVNPARKGLYEGTGRLFFEFYRLLHDARPKEGDDRPFFWLFENVVAMGVSDKRDISRFLESNPVMIDAKEVSAAHRARYFWGNLPGMNRPLASTVNDKLELQECLEHGRIAKFSKVRTITTRSNSIKQGKDQHFPVFMNEKEDILWCTEMERVFGFPVHYTDVSNMSRLARQRLLGRSWSVPVIRHLFAPLKEYFACV; translated from the exons ATGG GGATCCTGGAGCGGGTTGTGAGAAGGAATGGGCGCGTGGATCGTAGCCTGAAAGACGAGTGTGATACG GCTGAGAAGAAAGCCAAGGTCATTGCAGGAATGAATGCTGTGGAAGAAAACCAGGGGCCCGGGGAGTCTCAGAAGGTGGAGGAGGCCAGCCCTCCTGCTGTGCAGCAGCCCACTGACCCCGCATCCCCCACTGTGGCTACCACACCTGAGCCTGTGGGGGCCGATGCTGGGGACAAGAACGCCACCAAAGCAGGCGATGATGAGCCAGAGTACGAG GACGGCCGGGGCTTTGGCATTGGGGAGCTGGTGTGGGGGAAACTGCGGGGCTTCTCCTGGTGGCCAGGCCGCATTGTGTCTTGGTGGATGACGGGCCGGAGCCGAGCAGCTGAAGGCACCCGCTGGGTCATGTGGTTCGGAGACGGCAAATTCTCAGTG GTGTGTGTTGAGAAGCTGATGCCGCTGAGCTCGTTTTGCAGTGCGTTTCACCAGGCCACGTACAACAAGCAGCCCATGTACCGCAAAGCCATCTACGAGGTCCTGCAG GTGGCCAGCAGCCGTGCAGGGAAGCTGTTCCCGGTGTGCCATGACAGCGATGAGAGTGACACTGCCAAGGCTGTGGAGGTGCAGAACAAACCCATGATTGAATGGGCGCTGGGGGGCTTCCAGCCCTCTGGCCCCAAGggcctggagccaccagaag AAGAGAAGAATCCCTACAAAGAAGTGTACACAGACATGTGGGTGGAACCTGAGGCAGCTGCCTATGCACCACCTCCACCAGCCAAAAAGCCCCGGAAGAGCACAACGGAGAAGCCCAAGGTCAAGGAGATTATTGATGAGCGCACAAGAG AGCGGCTGGTGTATGAGGTGCGGCAGAAGTGCCGGAACATTGAGG ACATCTGCATCTCCTGTGGGAGCCTCAACGTCACCCTGGAACACCCCCTCTTCGTTGGAGGAATGTGCCAAAACTGCAAG AACTGCTTTCTGGAGTGTGCGTATCAGTACGACGACGACGGCTACCAGTCCTACTGCACCATCTGCTGCGGGGGCCGCGAGGTGCTCATGTGCGGAAACAACAACTGCTGCAG GTGCTTTTGCGTGGAGTGTGTAGACCTCTTGGTGGGGCCGGGGGCTGCCCAGGCGGCCATTAAGGAAGACCCCTGGAACTGCTACATGTGCGGGCACAAGGGTACCTATGGGCTGCTGCGGCGGCGAGAGGACTGGCCCTCCCGGCTCCAGATGTTCTTCGCTAATAACCACGACCAGGAATTT GACCCTCCAAAGGTTTACCCACCTGTCCCAGCTGAGAAGAGGAAGCCCATCCGGGTGCTGTCTCTCTTTGATGGAATTGCTACAG GGCTCCTGGTGCTGAAGGACTTGGGCATTCAGGTGGACCGCTACATTGCCTCGGAGGTGTGTGAGGACTCCATCACGGTGGGCATGGTGCGGCACCAGGGGAAGATCATGTACGTCGGGGACGTCCGCAGCGTCACACAGAAGCAT ATCCAGGAGTGGGGCCCATTCGATCTGGTGATTGGGGGCAGTCCCTGCAATGACCTCTCCATCGTCAACCCTGCTCGCAAGGGCCTTTACG AGGGCACTGGCCGGCTCTTCTTTGAGTTCTACCGCCTCCTGCATGATGCGCGGCCCAAGGAGGGAGATGATCGCCCCTTCTTCTGGCTCTTTGAGAATGTGGTGGCCATGGGCGTTAGTGACAAGAGGGACATCTCACGATTTCTCGAG TCCAACCCTGTGATGATTGATGCCAAAGAAGTGTCAGCTGCACACAGGGCCCGCTACTTCTGGGGTAACCTTCCCGGTATGAACAG GCCGTTGGCATCCACTGTGAATGAtaagctggagctgcaggagtGTCTGGAGCATGGCAGGATAGCCAAG TTCAGCAAAGTGAGGACCATTACTACGAGGTCAAACTCCATAAAGCAGGGCAAAGACCAGCATTTCCCCGTCTTCATGAATGAGAAAGAGGACATCTTATGGTGCACTGAAATGGAAAG GGTATTTGGTTTCCCTGTCCACTATACTGACGTCTCCAACATGAGCCGCTTGGCGAGGCAGAGACTGCTGGGCCGGTCGTGGAGCGTGCCAGTCATCCGCCACCTCTTCGCTCCGCTGAAGGAGTATTTTGCGTGTGTGTAA
- the LOC105479801 gene encoding DNA (cytosine-5)-methyltransferase 3A isoform X3, with translation MKMEGSRGRLRGGLGWESSLRQRPMPRHTFQAGDPYYISKRKRDEWLARWKREAEKKAKVIAGMNAVEENQGPGESQKVEEASPPAVQQPTDPASPTVATTPEPVGADAGDKNATKAGDDEPEYEDGRGFGIGELVWGKLRGFSWWPGRIVSWWMTGRSRAAEGTRWVMWFGDGKFSVVCVEKLMPLSSFCSAFHQATYNKQPMYRKAIYEVLQVASSRAGKLFPVCHDSDESDTAKAVEVQNKPMIEWALGGFQPSGPKGLEPPEEEKNPYKEVYTDMWVEPEAAAYAPPPPAKKPRKSTTEKPKVKEIIDERTRERLVYEVRQKCRNIEDICISCGSLNVTLEHPLFVGGMCQNCKNCFLECAYQYDDDGYQSYCTICCGGREVLMCGNNNCCRCFCVECVDLLVGPGAAQAAIKEDPWNCYMCGHKGTYGLLRRREDWPSRLQMFFANNHDQEFDPPKVYPPVPAEKRKPIRVLSLFDGIATGLLVLKDLGIQVDRYIASEVCEDSITVGMVRHQGKIMYVGDVRSVTQKHIQEWGPFDLVIGGSPCNDLSIVNPARKGLYEGTGRLFFEFYRLLHDARPKEGDDRPFFWLFENVVAMGVSDKRDISRFLESNPVMIDAKEVSAAHRARYFWGNLPGMNRPLASTVNDKLELQECLEHGRIAKFSKVRTITTRSNSIKQGKDQHFPVFMNEKEDILWCTEMERVFGFPVHYTDVSNMSRLARQRLLGRSWSVPVIRHLFAPLKEYFACV, from the exons GCTGAGAAGAAAGCCAAGGTCATTGCAGGAATGAATGCTGTGGAAGAAAACCAGGGGCCCGGGGAGTCTCAGAAGGTGGAGGAGGCCAGCCCTCCTGCTGTGCAGCAGCCCACTGACCCCGCATCCCCCACTGTGGCTACCACACCTGAGCCTGTGGGGGCCGATGCTGGGGACAAGAACGCCACCAAAGCAGGCGATGATGAGCCAGAGTACGAG GACGGCCGGGGCTTTGGCATTGGGGAGCTGGTGTGGGGGAAACTGCGGGGCTTCTCCTGGTGGCCAGGCCGCATTGTGTCTTGGTGGATGACGGGCCGGAGCCGAGCAGCTGAAGGCACCCGCTGGGTCATGTGGTTCGGAGACGGCAAATTCTCAGTG GTGTGTGTTGAGAAGCTGATGCCGCTGAGCTCGTTTTGCAGTGCGTTTCACCAGGCCACGTACAACAAGCAGCCCATGTACCGCAAAGCCATCTACGAGGTCCTGCAG GTGGCCAGCAGCCGTGCAGGGAAGCTGTTCCCGGTGTGCCATGACAGCGATGAGAGTGACACTGCCAAGGCTGTGGAGGTGCAGAACAAACCCATGATTGAATGGGCGCTGGGGGGCTTCCAGCCCTCTGGCCCCAAGggcctggagccaccagaag AAGAGAAGAATCCCTACAAAGAAGTGTACACAGACATGTGGGTGGAACCTGAGGCAGCTGCCTATGCACCACCTCCACCAGCCAAAAAGCCCCGGAAGAGCACAACGGAGAAGCCCAAGGTCAAGGAGATTATTGATGAGCGCACAAGAG AGCGGCTGGTGTATGAGGTGCGGCAGAAGTGCCGGAACATTGAGG ACATCTGCATCTCCTGTGGGAGCCTCAACGTCACCCTGGAACACCCCCTCTTCGTTGGAGGAATGTGCCAAAACTGCAAG AACTGCTTTCTGGAGTGTGCGTATCAGTACGACGACGACGGCTACCAGTCCTACTGCACCATCTGCTGCGGGGGCCGCGAGGTGCTCATGTGCGGAAACAACAACTGCTGCAG GTGCTTTTGCGTGGAGTGTGTAGACCTCTTGGTGGGGCCGGGGGCTGCCCAGGCGGCCATTAAGGAAGACCCCTGGAACTGCTACATGTGCGGGCACAAGGGTACCTATGGGCTGCTGCGGCGGCGAGAGGACTGGCCCTCCCGGCTCCAGATGTTCTTCGCTAATAACCACGACCAGGAATTT GACCCTCCAAAGGTTTACCCACCTGTCCCAGCTGAGAAGAGGAAGCCCATCCGGGTGCTGTCTCTCTTTGATGGAATTGCTACAG GGCTCCTGGTGCTGAAGGACTTGGGCATTCAGGTGGACCGCTACATTGCCTCGGAGGTGTGTGAGGACTCCATCACGGTGGGCATGGTGCGGCACCAGGGGAAGATCATGTACGTCGGGGACGTCCGCAGCGTCACACAGAAGCAT ATCCAGGAGTGGGGCCCATTCGATCTGGTGATTGGGGGCAGTCCCTGCAATGACCTCTCCATCGTCAACCCTGCTCGCAAGGGCCTTTACG AGGGCACTGGCCGGCTCTTCTTTGAGTTCTACCGCCTCCTGCATGATGCGCGGCCCAAGGAGGGAGATGATCGCCCCTTCTTCTGGCTCTTTGAGAATGTGGTGGCCATGGGCGTTAGTGACAAGAGGGACATCTCACGATTTCTCGAG TCCAACCCTGTGATGATTGATGCCAAAGAAGTGTCAGCTGCACACAGGGCCCGCTACTTCTGGGGTAACCTTCCCGGTATGAACAG GCCGTTGGCATCCACTGTGAATGAtaagctggagctgcaggagtGTCTGGAGCATGGCAGGATAGCCAAG TTCAGCAAAGTGAGGACCATTACTACGAGGTCAAACTCCATAAAGCAGGGCAAAGACCAGCATTTCCCCGTCTTCATGAATGAGAAAGAGGACATCTTATGGTGCACTGAAATGGAAAG GGTATTTGGTTTCCCTGTCCACTATACTGACGTCTCCAACATGAGCCGCTTGGCGAGGCAGAGACTGCTGGGCCGGTCGTGGAGCGTGCCAGTCATCCGCCACCTCTTCGCTCCGCTGAAGGAGTATTTTGCGTGTGTGTAA
- the LOC105479801 gene encoding DNA (cytosine-5)-methyltransferase 3A isoform X7 — translation MPPQPAAAGASRPGPSSGDADLVLARRLPAHEPQGPTPRGLQWHLAPSGDRKSSRLGARAVAEKKAKVIAGMNAVEENQGPGESQKVEEASPPAVQQPTDPASPTVATTPEPVGADAGDKNATKAGDDEPEYEDGRGFGIGELVWGKLRGFSWWPGRIVSWWMTGRSRAAEGTRWVMWFGDGKFSVVCVEKLMPLSSFCSAFHQATYNKQPMYRKAIYEVLQVASSRAGKLFPVCHDSDESDTAKAVEVQNKPMIEWALGGFQPSGPKGLEPPEEEKNPYKEVYTDMWVEPEAAAYAPPPPAKKPRKSTTEKPKVKEIIDERTRERLVYEVRQKCRNIEDICISCGSLNVTLEHPLFVGGMCQNCKNCFLECAYQYDDDGYQSYCTICCGGREVLMCGNNNCCRCFCVECVDLLVGPGAAQAAIKEDPWNCYMCGHKGTYGLLRRREDWPSRLQMFFANNHDQEFDPPKVYPPVPAEKRKPIRVLSLFDGIATGLLVLKDLGIQVDRYIASEVCEDSITVGMVRHQGKIMYVGDVRSVTQKHIQEWGPFDLVIGGSPCNDLSIVNPARKGLYEGTGRLFFEFYRLLHDARPKEGDDRPFFWLFENVVAMGVSDKRDISRFLESNPVMIDAKEVSAAHRARYFWGNLPGMNRPLASTVNDKLELQECLEHGRIAKFSKVRTITTRSNSIKQGKDQHFPVFMNEKEDILWCTEMERVFGFPVHYTDVSNMSRLARQRLLGRSWSVPVIRHLFAPLKEYFACV, via the exons ATGCCTCCCCAGCCCGCAGCAGCCGGGGCGTCCCGGCCTGGCCCGAGTTCTGGAGATGCTGACTTAGTGCTGGCCCGCCGCCTCCCTGCCCACGAGCCCCAAGGCCCCACTCCTCGAGGGCTCCAGTGGCACCTGGCGCCCTCGGGGGACAGGAAGAGCAGCCGGCTGGGAGCCCGGGCAGTG GCTGAGAAGAAAGCCAAGGTCATTGCAGGAATGAATGCTGTGGAAGAAAACCAGGGGCCCGGGGAGTCTCAGAAGGTGGAGGAGGCCAGCCCTCCTGCTGTGCAGCAGCCCACTGACCCCGCATCCCCCACTGTGGCTACCACACCTGAGCCTGTGGGGGCCGATGCTGGGGACAAGAACGCCACCAAAGCAGGCGATGATGAGCCAGAGTACGAG GACGGCCGGGGCTTTGGCATTGGGGAGCTGGTGTGGGGGAAACTGCGGGGCTTCTCCTGGTGGCCAGGCCGCATTGTGTCTTGGTGGATGACGGGCCGGAGCCGAGCAGCTGAAGGCACCCGCTGGGTCATGTGGTTCGGAGACGGCAAATTCTCAGTG GTGTGTGTTGAGAAGCTGATGCCGCTGAGCTCGTTTTGCAGTGCGTTTCACCAGGCCACGTACAACAAGCAGCCCATGTACCGCAAAGCCATCTACGAGGTCCTGCAG GTGGCCAGCAGCCGTGCAGGGAAGCTGTTCCCGGTGTGCCATGACAGCGATGAGAGTGACACTGCCAAGGCTGTGGAGGTGCAGAACAAACCCATGATTGAATGGGCGCTGGGGGGCTTCCAGCCCTCTGGCCCCAAGggcctggagccaccagaag AAGAGAAGAATCCCTACAAAGAAGTGTACACAGACATGTGGGTGGAACCTGAGGCAGCTGCCTATGCACCACCTCCACCAGCCAAAAAGCCCCGGAAGAGCACAACGGAGAAGCCCAAGGTCAAGGAGATTATTGATGAGCGCACAAGAG AGCGGCTGGTGTATGAGGTGCGGCAGAAGTGCCGGAACATTGAGG ACATCTGCATCTCCTGTGGGAGCCTCAACGTCACCCTGGAACACCCCCTCTTCGTTGGAGGAATGTGCCAAAACTGCAAG AACTGCTTTCTGGAGTGTGCGTATCAGTACGACGACGACGGCTACCAGTCCTACTGCACCATCTGCTGCGGGGGCCGCGAGGTGCTCATGTGCGGAAACAACAACTGCTGCAG GTGCTTTTGCGTGGAGTGTGTAGACCTCTTGGTGGGGCCGGGGGCTGCCCAGGCGGCCATTAAGGAAGACCCCTGGAACTGCTACATGTGCGGGCACAAGGGTACCTATGGGCTGCTGCGGCGGCGAGAGGACTGGCCCTCCCGGCTCCAGATGTTCTTCGCTAATAACCACGACCAGGAATTT GACCCTCCAAAGGTTTACCCACCTGTCCCAGCTGAGAAGAGGAAGCCCATCCGGGTGCTGTCTCTCTTTGATGGAATTGCTACAG GGCTCCTGGTGCTGAAGGACTTGGGCATTCAGGTGGACCGCTACATTGCCTCGGAGGTGTGTGAGGACTCCATCACGGTGGGCATGGTGCGGCACCAGGGGAAGATCATGTACGTCGGGGACGTCCGCAGCGTCACACAGAAGCAT ATCCAGGAGTGGGGCCCATTCGATCTGGTGATTGGGGGCAGTCCCTGCAATGACCTCTCCATCGTCAACCCTGCTCGCAAGGGCCTTTACG AGGGCACTGGCCGGCTCTTCTTTGAGTTCTACCGCCTCCTGCATGATGCGCGGCCCAAGGAGGGAGATGATCGCCCCTTCTTCTGGCTCTTTGAGAATGTGGTGGCCATGGGCGTTAGTGACAAGAGGGACATCTCACGATTTCTCGAG TCCAACCCTGTGATGATTGATGCCAAAGAAGTGTCAGCTGCACACAGGGCCCGCTACTTCTGGGGTAACCTTCCCGGTATGAACAG GCCGTTGGCATCCACTGTGAATGAtaagctggagctgcaggagtGTCTGGAGCATGGCAGGATAGCCAAG TTCAGCAAAGTGAGGACCATTACTACGAGGTCAAACTCCATAAAGCAGGGCAAAGACCAGCATTTCCCCGTCTTCATGAATGAGAAAGAGGACATCTTATGGTGCACTGAAATGGAAAG GGTATTTGGTTTCCCTGTCCACTATACTGACGTCTCCAACATGAGCCGCTTGGCGAGGCAGAGACTGCTGGGCCGGTCGTGGAGCGTGCCAGTCATCCGCCACCTCTTCGCTCCGCTGAAGGAGTATTTTGCGTGTGTGTAA
- the LOC105479801 gene encoding DNA (cytosine-5)-methyltransferase 3A isoform X5 encodes MGILERVVRRNGRVDRSLKDECDTVKGWRLCNGRITRAEKKAKVIAGMNAVEENQGPGESQKVEEASPPAVQQPTDPASPTVATTPEPVGADAGDKNATKAGDDEPEYEDGRGFGIGELVWGKLRGFSWWPGRIVSWWMTGRSRAAEGTRWVMWFGDGKFSVVCVEKLMPLSSFCSAFHQATYNKQPMYRKAIYEVLQVASSRAGKLFPVCHDSDESDTAKAVEVQNKPMIEWALGGFQPSGPKGLEPPEEEKNPYKEVYTDMWVEPEAAAYAPPPPAKKPRKSTTEKPKVKEIIDERTRERLVYEVRQKCRNIEDICISCGSLNVTLEHPLFVGGMCQNCKNCFLECAYQYDDDGYQSYCTICCGGREVLMCGNNNCCRCFCVECVDLLVGPGAAQAAIKEDPWNCYMCGHKGTYGLLRRREDWPSRLQMFFANNHDQEFDPPKVYPPVPAEKRKPIRVLSLFDGIATGLLVLKDLGIQVDRYIASEVCEDSITVGMVRHQGKIMYVGDVRSVTQKHIQEWGPFDLVIGGSPCNDLSIVNPARKGLYEGTGRLFFEFYRLLHDARPKEGDDRPFFWLFENVVAMGVSDKRDISRFLESNPVMIDAKEVSAAHRARYFWGNLPGMNRPLASTVNDKLELQECLEHGRIAKFSKVRTITTRSNSIKQGKDQHFPVFMNEKEDILWCTEMERVFGFPVHYTDVSNMSRLARQRLLGRSWSVPVIRHLFAPLKEYFACV; translated from the exons ATGG GGATCCTGGAGCGGGTTGTGAGAAGGAATGGGCGCGTGGATCGTAGCCTGAAAGACGAGTGTGATACGGTGAAAGGATGGAGGCTGTGCAATGGGAGAATAACTAGG GCTGAGAAGAAAGCCAAGGTCATTGCAGGAATGAATGCTGTGGAAGAAAACCAGGGGCCCGGGGAGTCTCAGAAGGTGGAGGAGGCCAGCCCTCCTGCTGTGCAGCAGCCCACTGACCCCGCATCCCCCACTGTGGCTACCACACCTGAGCCTGTGGGGGCCGATGCTGGGGACAAGAACGCCACCAAAGCAGGCGATGATGAGCCAGAGTACGAG GACGGCCGGGGCTTTGGCATTGGGGAGCTGGTGTGGGGGAAACTGCGGGGCTTCTCCTGGTGGCCAGGCCGCATTGTGTCTTGGTGGATGACGGGCCGGAGCCGAGCAGCTGAAGGCACCCGCTGGGTCATGTGGTTCGGAGACGGCAAATTCTCAGTG GTGTGTGTTGAGAAGCTGATGCCGCTGAGCTCGTTTTGCAGTGCGTTTCACCAGGCCACGTACAACAAGCAGCCCATGTACCGCAAAGCCATCTACGAGGTCCTGCAG GTGGCCAGCAGCCGTGCAGGGAAGCTGTTCCCGGTGTGCCATGACAGCGATGAGAGTGACACTGCCAAGGCTGTGGAGGTGCAGAACAAACCCATGATTGAATGGGCGCTGGGGGGCTTCCAGCCCTCTGGCCCCAAGggcctggagccaccagaag AAGAGAAGAATCCCTACAAAGAAGTGTACACAGACATGTGGGTGGAACCTGAGGCAGCTGCCTATGCACCACCTCCACCAGCCAAAAAGCCCCGGAAGAGCACAACGGAGAAGCCCAAGGTCAAGGAGATTATTGATGAGCGCACAAGAG AGCGGCTGGTGTATGAGGTGCGGCAGAAGTGCCGGAACATTGAGG ACATCTGCATCTCCTGTGGGAGCCTCAACGTCACCCTGGAACACCCCCTCTTCGTTGGAGGAATGTGCCAAAACTGCAAG AACTGCTTTCTGGAGTGTGCGTATCAGTACGACGACGACGGCTACCAGTCCTACTGCACCATCTGCTGCGGGGGCCGCGAGGTGCTCATGTGCGGAAACAACAACTGCTGCAG GTGCTTTTGCGTGGAGTGTGTAGACCTCTTGGTGGGGCCGGGGGCTGCCCAGGCGGCCATTAAGGAAGACCCCTGGAACTGCTACATGTGCGGGCACAAGGGTACCTATGGGCTGCTGCGGCGGCGAGAGGACTGGCCCTCCCGGCTCCAGATGTTCTTCGCTAATAACCACGACCAGGAATTT GACCCTCCAAAGGTTTACCCACCTGTCCCAGCTGAGAAGAGGAAGCCCATCCGGGTGCTGTCTCTCTTTGATGGAATTGCTACAG GGCTCCTGGTGCTGAAGGACTTGGGCATTCAGGTGGACCGCTACATTGCCTCGGAGGTGTGTGAGGACTCCATCACGGTGGGCATGGTGCGGCACCAGGGGAAGATCATGTACGTCGGGGACGTCCGCAGCGTCACACAGAAGCAT ATCCAGGAGTGGGGCCCATTCGATCTGGTGATTGGGGGCAGTCCCTGCAATGACCTCTCCATCGTCAACCCTGCTCGCAAGGGCCTTTACG AGGGCACTGGCCGGCTCTTCTTTGAGTTCTACCGCCTCCTGCATGATGCGCGGCCCAAGGAGGGAGATGATCGCCCCTTCTTCTGGCTCTTTGAGAATGTGGTGGCCATGGGCGTTAGTGACAAGAGGGACATCTCACGATTTCTCGAG TCCAACCCTGTGATGATTGATGCCAAAGAAGTGTCAGCTGCACACAGGGCCCGCTACTTCTGGGGTAACCTTCCCGGTATGAACAG GCCGTTGGCATCCACTGTGAATGAtaagctggagctgcaggagtGTCTGGAGCATGGCAGGATAGCCAAG TTCAGCAAAGTGAGGACCATTACTACGAGGTCAAACTCCATAAAGCAGGGCAAAGACCAGCATTTCCCCGTCTTCATGAATGAGAAAGAGGACATCTTATGGTGCACTGAAATGGAAAG GGTATTTGGTTTCCCTGTCCACTATACTGACGTCTCCAACATGAGCCGCTTGGCGAGGCAGAGACTGCTGGGCCGGTCGTGGAGCGTGCCAGTCATCCGCCACCTCTTCGCTCCGCTGAAGGAGTATTTTGCGTGTGTGTAA